Genomic DNA from Chlamydiota bacterium:
GAACGCCTTCCCCGGGAGGGCGAGGAACGAGATGCTGCTCACGTAGGTGCCGAAGATGGAGAGGCATACCGCCCACGCGGGCAGCGCCCCGCCCGCCTTCATGAACGCCTCGGAGGCGCGGCTCCTGCGCAGGAAACAGCAGCCGAAGGCGACCGTGCCGACCGTGTAGACGGCCAGCACGGCGATATCGAGCGTCGGGAGGCGGTGCTGCATCGGACCCTTTCAACCGTTGTGCACAACGGACGCGCCGAGGACCGTCGCCGCGAGCCGGCCGGTCAGGCGCATCCCCTGGTAGGGGGAGAAGTCGCAGCGCATGTGCAAGGCGGCGTGATCGATCGCCGTCTCCCCCGCGGGGTCGTAGACGAAGAGATCCGCCTTCCGCCCCTCCTCGATCCCCGCGCGCGGGGAAAGGCCGAATATCCTCGCCGCGTTCCCCCCCGCGAGCGCGGAGAGCTTTTCGTACGAGAAGCCGCGCCGCCTCCCCTCCCCGAAAAGGAGCGGCACCATCGTCTCGACGCCGGGTATACCGAACGGGAGGCGGGTGAAGTCGCCGCCCCACGCCTCCTTCTGCGCGCGCATAAACGGGCAATGATCGGTCGCGACGACGTCTATCGAGCCGTCCGCGAGGCCGCTCCAGAGCGCCTCCCGGTCCCGTTCCTTCCTGAACGGAGGAGCGCAGGTCGCGCAGAAGCCGTCCGGATCGGCGTATTTCGCCTCGGTGAGGAACAGATACTGCGGGCACGTCTCCGCATAGATGCGCCGCCCCGCCTCCCGATGCCGCCGCACCGCCTCGAGCCCCGCCGCGCTCGAGAGGTGGACGATGTAGACCGCGGGGCGGTGTCTCGCCGCGCACGACATCACCGTGTCGATCGCCCGCGCCTCGCACTCGGGCGGACGGCTGCCGGGGTAGCACGCGAGCGCGGTCTTCCCCTCCGCGACGAGCCGCGCCTGCGCCCGCGCGATCGCCGGGCCGTCCTCGGCGTGGACCATGAGGATGCAGTGTCGTTCCGCGCAGAACCGGCAGAGACGGTCGAGCAGGTCGCGGCCGACAAAGGGGTCGTTCATGTGCACCTTGAAGGAACGCGCCCCCTCCGCGACGCACTCCTCCATCTGCGCCTCCAGGTCCGCGGGATTCTCGGAGACCGCGACGTGGAGAAAGAAATCCGTCCGGCAGCGCGCCCGGGCCGCCTCGCGCCGCGCCTGCAGGGCGTGGACGAGCCGCTCCCCCTTCTCCGGGTAGGCGAAGTCCCCGAGCGCCGTCACCCCGCCGAAAAGCGCCGCGCAGGAGCCGCTGTCGAAATCGTCGGAGGAGATCTTCCCACTGACGGTGAGGAGCTCCATATGCACGTGCGGATCGACCGCGCCCGGGAGGACGACCAGCCCCTCGCCCTCCACTGCGCGCATCTTCCCCGCCTTCCCCGCGCCTCCGACGCGGAGGATCCTCCCTCCCCCGACCGCAACGTCCGCCCGCTCCATCCCGCGCGGGGTCAGCACCTCCGCGTTCCTGACGACGAGCTCCATGCCGGACCGCCGCTCCTTTCCGTTGCGCCGCACCGGCCGTAGTATGCTGGATCGCCCCTTTGGATTCAGCATCTTTCGAAGCCGCCGGACGTTTGGAATTCTTCTGTCGCGCATGGTATCATGGCGGAGACGCGGGGGGAATCAGGTTGCCGCGAAGCCGTGCCGGACACCGGGGGTCTCAGATGATGCGTGCGCGATGCGCGGGGGCGATCGCCGTCGCGGCGGCGGTGTGCCTCCCCTCCCCCGCCGTGCCGTTCGGCGGCGACGGACACCGGCTCGTGAACCGTCACGCGGTGGACAACCTCCCCGCCTCGATGCAGGACGACGGCTCGGGGAACGCCTTCGGCGACATGCGCCTTCTCCTCGAGTACCAGGCGACGGCCCCCGACTGGCAGAAGAGCTACGACGGAAACGAAAACGCCCGGCACTGGTGCGACATCGACTCGCAGCTCGGGGCATACCCGCCGCCGTTCGACACCGTGCCCCGCGACCAGGCCGCCTATCTCTCCGCCTTCGGCCGGGACAACGGCGTCCTCCAGTGGGAGGGGATCGAGGAGCATTACGGCCGCCTCGTCGGCCTGATGCGGGCGCGGAACTGGCTCGCGGCCTACCAGTGCGCCGCCGAGCTCGGGCACTACGTCGCGGACGCTTCGTGCCCGCTCCACTGCACCCGGCATTTCGACGGCTACCGGTACTGGCATCCCCTCTACGATCCGCGGAACGTGGGCATCCACAGCCGGTACGAGAGCGAGATGGTGACTCGGCATATCCCCTCCCTCGCGACCGCGCCCGGCTCCGCGGTCTACGTCGTCGACCGCGTCGAATGCGGCTTCGCCCTCATCGCCGGCGGCTGGAACCTCTTCGACGAGGTGCTCGCCGCGGATCTCGAGGCGCAGGACGAGACGGGCGGCGATTCGAGCCCCGCCTACTTCCAGGCACTCTACGACCGGGTCGGCACGGACGCGGAGGCGCAGCTCGAGCTCGCCGCGCGGAGGACCTCCGACCTCTGGTACTCCGCCTGGATCGACGCGGGAAGCCCCTCCTTCTCGCCCGCCGCCATCCGCTTCAGCTTCCAGGCGCTCTCCCCGCCGGCCCCCTCGGGATGGGGCGTCTCCGCGGAGCACCCGTACGGGCCGTTCGGCGCCTTCGGTTGGTAGAGGCCGCGGCCCGCCGGGCCCCGTGGAGATCGTTTCCCCCCGAGGCGCGCCGGCGGTCCTCGGCGGGGCGCTCTTTCGCGGTGGGCGACCGAAACGGCGGGCCCGTCCGGTTCGTCTTCCCCATCCTGTCGTTCGCGGCCGAGCCGGCCGACGGCCCCTCCACGCGGCGGGGGATGCGGAAGGCGGGCGCGGCTTCGCAGACCGCTACGCCTCGGGCGGGGGGCCGCCGATCTGCGTCTTCACGAACCAGTACACCCCCCACCCGAGCGCCGCCGCGGCGGCGATGAGCAGCAGTCTCCTTCCGCGCCCGGCGGCCTTCTCCACGGGGGGGGCGACGGCGGGCGGGGCGGTTGGCGCGGGCATGGCCGTGGCCGTGGCCGCCGGTTTCGGGGTCGCCTTCGCGAAGGCGCTCGCGAGGAGGGCCTTCGCCCGGGCGTCGCGCTCCTTCTTCTCCTTCGCCCCCGCGACCACCGCGATGAACCGGTTTCCGCCGCGCGCGGCGGTGGCGACGACCGAGTATCCGCCGAGCCTGAAGTAACCGGTCTTGAGCCCGTCGCAGCCGGGGAAGACGCCGAGGAGCCGGTTGTGGTTCCGCATCTCGAACGAATCGCCGCGGAACCCGCGGACCTGGGTCGAGGTGTACGCCAGGGCGCCGGGGCAGGCGGCGACGGCGCGCCCGAGAACGGCGAGGTCGCGCGGGGTGCTCAGATCCGGCTCCTTCCCCTTGTCGGGCGGAAGGCCGTGGACGGACGCGAAGCGCGTCGACGTCATCCCGAGTTTGTCCGCCTTCTCCTGCATCAGCCGCACGAACCCCTCCGTCGAACCCGCCACGTGCAGGGCGAGGGCGACGGCGGCGTCGTTCGCCGACTGGACCATCAGGGCGTAGAGGAGCTCCTCCACGGTGAAGGTCTCGTTCTCGGCGAGGTAGACCTGCGAGCCCCCGATGCGGGACGTCTCCGCCGTCGTCGTGACCGGCTCCTGAAGGTCGAGCGACTTCTCTCCGACCCGCTCCAGGATGATCAGCAGGTCCATCAGCTTCACGATGCTCGCCGGGTAGCACTCGGCGTCGGCGTTCTCCTCGAAGACCGTCCCGCCCGTCTCCGCGTCCACCACGATCGCCCCGACATACGGCGACCCGGTGCGCGGGGGGATCTCCGCGCGCGCGGCGGCCGCGGCGGGAGGGCGGAGCGAGGGGAGCAGCAGGACGGCGGACAGCAGGGCGGTGCGACAAAGTCCTTTCACCGATTTCTCCTTGTTTCCGGTATCGGGGAAGGGAAGTCTACCAGAACCGCCCCTCCGTTCAACGCTTTTCAAAGCCGCGAAGCGGCGCCGGTACCGCGCACGGGCGGTGCGCCCGCCGCGCCGCGGCCCGCGAGACCCGCCACAGCCACCAGCCGCACGCGCAGAGCGCGCCGGCGGGGTCGATCAGATAGTCCCACAGATTCTCGGCTTCCAACGCCCCCAGGTCGAACGCCGCGAGCGCGGCGAGCGCGGTGAATGCCGCGCCGCGGCGCCCCGTGCGCCACGCCCAGACGGAGAATGCGAGCACGCATGCGGCCGGCAGCAGCGGACGGTAGCCGGTCCGGTAGAGGTCCCACGGCACGGCGCCCGCGGCAGCGGGGTAGAGCGCCAGGGCGGAGACCGCCGCCGCCGCGGCGAGCGCCGAGAGGTCTCTTCGGGAGAGGAAGGATTTCCCCCCCGCCGCCAGGCACGCCGCCGCGGCGAGGGCGGCCAGGGTAACCACGCTCAGCTCCCCGACGGCGCCGCGGATATGGGCGTACAGGGGGAGCCCCCCGGCCGGCACGGCGAGGCACGCCGCGCCGGCGGCCGCGAGCAGGAGGCGGGGGAGGCGCCCCGGTCCGAGGAGCCGCCCGAACGAAGCAGACGCGGCGGCGAGGGCGAGGGCGGGGCCGAGGGCCGCGAGGAGCTGTTCGAGGAGGGGGGGCCGCATCAGAGCGCCTCCAGCCATGCGCGGTTGAAGCGGACGTGCCGGATGCGGGCACGGTTCCACGAGTAGACGAGGTGAAAGGTCCCGTCGCTGGCCTCGATCAGGAACGGGTATGAGAAGCCAAGCGTCTCCTCCCCATCCCCCGCCCGCGCGAACTCGTACACATCCTCCCACGTCTCGCCCCCGTCCCGGGACCGGGCGAGGCCGAGGTTGTCGCGGTCGTACTCCATGGTGTTGTAGGCGAGCCAGAGCGTCCCGTCCCGCGACCGCACCGCGCTCACCGAGGAGTTCGGATTGGGGAGCCCCGTCAGGGCGGGCCTCGACCAGCGCCGCCCCCCGTCTGCGGAGCGCGACCGGAGCAGGCGCCGTTCCGGCATTCCGCTCTGGCGCAGAAAGGCCACCGCCCGGGCGTCGTCCAGCGGCACCACGGACGGCTGCAGCGAGGAGCGGCCCCACGAGATCCGGCGTTCGTCGCGCACGGAGCCGTCCGGTCCCAGGACGAGCAGCGCCCCGAACTTCCCGATCAGTTCGTGGTACACCGGCAGGCCGATCGAGCCGTCGCGGTACCGCACCGCGCCGCAGCGCACGAGCGTCCCCATGTTGAGGATCGGACAGGTGACGAGGCGTTGCGCCCTGCTCCACGCGCGCCCGTCGTCGTGCGAGACCTTCACGTTGAGCGCCCCCCCCGACCAGCCGCCGACGGAGACGGTGACGTAGAAGAGCCGCAGCCGCCCGTTTTCATCGCGGTGGAGCACGGCGTTGCCGATCTTCCGCACGCTCCGGCCGAGCTCGGCGCCGGTGGCGGCCGCGTCAGTGATGAAGCAGGGGGAGGACCACCGGCCGGAGCGGCGATCCCACGATGCGGTGTACAGGGCGACATCGGCGGAGCCCTCCTCGACCCCCGCGTACCAGACCGCCAGCAGATCCCCGCCCCCGAGCTCGACGAGCGCGGGGCAGTGGGCGGTCT
This window encodes:
- a CDS encoding amidohydrolase family protein, which encodes MELVVRNAEVLTPRGMERADVAVGGGRILRVGGAGKAGKMRAVEGEGLVVLPGAVDPHVHMELLTVSGKISSDDFDSGSCAALFGGVTALGDFAYPEKGERLVHALQARREAARARCRTDFFLHVAVSENPADLEAQMEECVAEGARSFKVHMNDPFVGRDLLDRLCRFCAERHCILMVHAEDGPAIARAQARLVAEGKTALACYPGSRPPECEARAIDTVMSCAARHRPAVYIVHLSSAAGLEAVRRHREAGRRIYAETCPQYLFLTEAKYADPDGFCATCAPPFRKERDREALWSGLADGSIDVVATDHCPFMRAQKEAWGGDFTRLPFGIPGVETMVPLLFGEGRRRGFSYEKLSALAGGNAARIFGLSPRAGIEEGRKADLFVYDPAGETAIDHAALHMRCDFSPYQGMRLTGRLAATVLGASVVHNG
- a CDS encoding D-alanyl-D-alanine carboxypeptidase yields the protein MKGLCRTALLSAVLLLPSLRPPAAAAARAEIPPRTGSPYVGAIVVDAETGGTVFEENADAECYPASIVKLMDLLIILERVGEKSLDLQEPVTTTAETSRIGGSQVYLAENETFTVEELLYALMVQSANDAAVALALHVAGSTEGFVRLMQEKADKLGMTSTRFASVHGLPPDKGKEPDLSTPRDLAVLGRAVAACPGALAYTSTQVRGFRGDSFEMRNHNRLLGVFPGCDGLKTGYFRLGGYSVVATAARGGNRFIAVVAGAKEKKERDARAKALLASAFAKATPKPAATATAMPAPTAPPAVAPPVEKAAGRGRRLLLIAAAAALGWGVYWFVKTQIGGPPPEA
- a CDS encoding exo-alpha-sialidase, with protein sequence MKARALRGAAPRLAFVVLFCLAGFPPLFKAVTAPPPAGFDVAPSAPPSAPAGRPLYREEFIDPEEPLQTAHCPALVELGGGDLLAVWYAGVEEGSADVALYTASWDRRSGRWSSPCFITDAAATGAELGRSVRKIGNAVLHRDENGRLRLFYVTVSVGGWSGGALNVKVSHDDGRAWSRAQRLVTCPILNMGTLVRCGAVRYRDGSIGLPVYHELIGKFGALLVLGPDGSVRDERRISWGRSSLQPSVVPLDDARAVAFLRQSGMPERRLLRSRSADGGRRWSRPALTGLPNPNSSVSAVRSRDGTLWLAYNTMEYDRDNLGLARSRDGGETWEDVYEFARAGDGEETLGFSYPFLIEASDGTFHLVYSWNRARIRHVRFNRAWLEAL